In the genome of Treponema pedis, one region contains:
- the hutI gene encoding imidazolonepropionase codes for MNLFLSDSIFTAEENCNNSFAGYIVVENGIIQTVEKGEAPQHIQKAAEKIIDARGKTITPGFVDAHTHLVHGGSRENELAMKLAGKSYIEIHQSGGGILSTVRATRQASKDELTKKALKSLNTMLRCGTTTVESKSGYGLDMETEIKCLEINRELNKMQPIELVSTYMGAHSTPPEFSADKKGYINFMIKEVMPEVKKRNLAEFSDAFCEDKIFSVEETERIMKAAADLGFKLKLHADEIVPFNGAELAAKMNAVSAEHLMAISDNGIKALAKSGTVAVLLPATSFFLMSPIYAPAKKMIEEGVRVAIATDYNPGSSPTENLQTAMSMACYKMKLSPAQILKGVTLNAAYAICREKTIGSIEEGKQADFVIFDAPNIDYLIYHFGVNSVCQVWKKGKQVICNREI; via the coding sequence ATGAATTTATTTTTAAGCGATAGTATTTTTACGGCTGAAGAAAATTGCAATAATTCTTTTGCAGGATACATAGTTGTAGAAAACGGTATAATTCAAACCGTGGAAAAAGGCGAAGCCCCGCAGCACATTCAAAAGGCGGCGGAAAAAATTATAGATGCACGCGGAAAAACGATAACACCCGGCTTTGTAGACGCTCATACCCACCTCGTACACGGCGGCTCCCGCGAAAACGAACTTGCAATGAAACTCGCAGGAAAATCTTACATAGAAATTCATCAAAGCGGCGGCGGTATTTTAAGCACGGTACGCGCTACCCGCCAAGCCTCAAAAGACGAATTAACAAAAAAAGCCCTAAAAAGTTTAAATACAATGCTCCGCTGCGGAACAACTACCGTTGAATCAAAAAGCGGTTACGGCCTTGATATGGAAACCGAAATTAAATGCCTCGAAATAAACCGGGAGCTTAATAAAATGCAGCCTATCGAACTTGTTTCCACATATATGGGCGCGCATTCGACACCGCCCGAATTTTCTGCGGATAAAAAAGGCTATATAAATTTTATGATAAAGGAGGTTATGCCCGAAGTTAAAAAGCGTAACCTTGCCGAATTTTCGGATGCTTTTTGCGAAGATAAAATTTTTTCGGTTGAAGAAACCGAAAGAATAATGAAAGCCGCCGCAGACTTAGGGTTTAAACTTAAACTTCATGCGGACGAAATTGTCCCGTTTAACGGGGCCGAACTCGCCGCAAAAATGAATGCCGTTTCCGCAGAACATTTAATGGCAATTTCCGATAACGGAATAAAGGCTCTTGCAAAATCCGGAACGGTTGCCGTCCTCTTGCCTGCGACCTCGTTTTTTTTAATGTCGCCTATTTATGCGCCGGCAAAAAAAATGATTGAAGAAGGCGTTCGTGTCGCCATTGCAACGGACTATAATCCCGGAAGCAGCCCTACGGAAAATTTACAAACCGCAATGTCTATGGCTTGCTATAAAATGAAACTTTCGCCTGCTCAAATCTTAAAAGGCGTAACCTTAAATGCGGCTTATGCAATTTGCCGCGAAAAAACAATAGGCTCTATCGAAGAAGGAAAACAAGCCGATTTTGTTATCTTCGATGCCCCTAACATAGACTACTTAATTTATCACTTCGGAGTAAATTCCGTTTGCCAAGTTTGGAAAAAGGGAAAACAGGTTATCTGCAATCGCGAAATATAA
- a CDS encoding nicotinate phosphoribosyltransferase, translated as MTDNALFSDFYELTMAQGFWKKGNDTDTVFEMFFRSNPFKGGYSVFAGLEPLLEAIKNFHFEKEDIDWISAQGIFEKDFLDYLADFKFNGNLWAIKEGSLIFPNEPLIRVEANAIEALLLEGLILNTINFQSLIATKTARIWLASKKGKIMEFGLRRAQGVNGAMSASRAAYIGGAFGTSNSLAAKQLGIPALGTMAHSWIMSFKSEEEAFNYYADIYPDNSIFLIDTYDTLRSGVINAIKAGKRLQDKGKNFGVRLDSGDIYYLSKAVRERLDKAGCPNASISVSNELTEEIVESLVQNNAPINLWGVGTHMVTGGNESSFTGVYKLAAHKRKSEKEWIPVMKFSDNPAKMTNPGSKQVWRLYNADGSFKADILTLADEEIKEGLEQTFYHPANDYQNFTFSPARVEPLLEKRIENGKAVGSSPSLKEIKLYTEMQLDGLDYTSKRLLNPHIYKVSLSAKMRALKQDLVKNKAVFKDWF; from the coding sequence ATGACGGATAATGCTTTATTTTCGGATTTTTATGAGCTTACAATGGCTCAAGGGTTTTGGAAAAAAGGAAACGATACGGATACCGTTTTTGAAATGTTTTTTAGAAGCAATCCGTTTAAGGGCGGGTATTCCGTTTTTGCCGGACTTGAACCTCTTTTGGAGGCAATTAAAAATTTTCACTTTGAAAAAGAAGATATTGATTGGATTTCGGCACAAGGAATTTTTGAAAAAGATTTTTTAGATTATCTTGCCGATTTTAAATTTAACGGAAACCTTTGGGCAATAAAAGAAGGCAGTTTAATTTTTCCGAATGAACCTTTAATACGTGTTGAGGCAAATGCTATAGAAGCCCTTCTTTTGGAAGGTTTGATTTTAAATACGATTAATTTTCAAAGTTTAATTGCGACGAAAACCGCCCGTATTTGGCTTGCGTCAAAAAAGGGTAAGATTATGGAATTCGGATTACGCAGGGCTCAAGGCGTCAACGGGGCTATGAGTGCAAGCAGGGCCGCCTATATAGGCGGAGCCTTCGGCACAAGTAATTCTCTTGCCGCAAAACAGTTGGGAATCCCCGCCCTCGGAACAATGGCTCATTCATGGATTATGTCTTTTAAAAGCGAGGAAGAAGCCTTTAACTATTATGCCGATATTTATCCCGATAATTCCATATTTTTAATTGATACTTACGACACTCTCCGTTCGGGAGTTATAAATGCAATTAAGGCGGGTAAAAGGCTTCAAGATAAAGGAAAAAATTTCGGAGTGCGCCTTGATTCAGGGGATATTTATTACTTAAGTAAGGCTGTCCGTGAGCGGCTTGATAAGGCTGGCTGCCCCAATGCCTCCATTTCGGTTTCAAACGAGCTGACCGAAGAAATTGTAGAGTCGCTTGTTCAAAACAATGCCCCTATAAATTTATGGGGTGTAGGAACGCATATGGTTACCGGAGGAAACGAATCTTCTTTTACGGGAGTTTATAAACTTGCCGCGCATAAGCGTAAGAGCGAAAAAGAATGGATTCCCGTTATGAAATTTTCGGATAATCCCGCAAAAATGACAAATCCCGGAAGCAAACAAGTTTGGCGGCTTTATAATGCCGACGGTTCTTTTAAAGCCGATATTTTAACTCTTGCCGACGAAGAAATCAAGGAGGGACTTGAGCAGACTTTTTATCACCCGGCAAACGACTATCAAAATTTTACTTTTTCACCTGCAAGGGTTGAACCTCTTTTGGAAAAAAGAATTGAAAACGGAAAGGCTGTAGGCTCTTCGCCGTCATTAAAAGAAATAAAATTATATACCGAAATGCAGCTTGACGGTTTGGATTATACTTCAAAGCGTCTTTTAAATCCGCATATTTATAAGGTATCGTTAAGCGCAAAAATGCGTGCTTTAAAGCAGGACTTGGTAAAAAATAAGGCTGTGTTTAAGGATTGGTTTTAA
- a CDS encoding nucleotidyltransferase family protein: MKPTLLVLAAGMGSRYGGVKQIAAVGIHDETLLDYAVYDAVTNGFGKVVFIIRKDIEADFRERFFNRIARNCNAEYVFQSLDSLLTEEQLSRAVNRKKTWGTAHAVLCAKEKINEPFAVINADDYYGRAAYKTIATHLSTLTNDSAEHAMVGYILEKTLSRSGSVSRGVCVVGNGYLSGISENKNIFYKKEGSAEKIISEIDGEEIELSGRETVSMNLFGFTPKIFDFFDGYFADFIHKYAESEKAECLLPEAAGLMIKKGLGRIKVYTTTERWFGMTYPEDREIVRKELAGKIKEKYYPEFLWR, encoded by the coding sequence ATGAAACCTACTCTTTTAGTTTTAGCGGCGGGAATGGGAAGCCGTTACGGAGGCGTTAAACAAATTGCGGCCGTAGGAATTCACGATGAAACCTTATTGGACTACGCGGTTTATGACGCCGTAACAAACGGTTTCGGTAAAGTCGTCTTTATCATACGTAAAGATATCGAAGCCGATTTTCGGGAAAGGTTTTTTAATAGAATCGCCCGAAATTGCAATGCGGAATATGTATTTCAATCTTTGGACAGCCTTTTAACGGAAGAACAGCTCAGCCGTGCGGTAAACAGAAAAAAAACGTGGGGTACGGCTCATGCGGTTTTATGCGCAAAAGAAAAAATAAACGAACCCTTTGCGGTAATAAATGCCGACGATTATTACGGACGTGCCGCATATAAAACAATAGCAACCCATTTATCCACTCTTACAAACGATTCGGCGGAACATGCAATGGTAGGATATATTTTAGAAAAAACTTTAAGCCGCTCAGGCTCCGTTTCGCGCGGAGTTTGCGTAGTGGGAAACGGCTATCTTTCCGGAATAAGTGAAAACAAAAACATCTTTTATAAAAAAGAAGGCTCCGCAGAAAAAATCATTTCGGAAATTGACGGAGAAGAAATAGAGCTTTCCGGCAGAGAAACCGTTTCTATGAATCTTTTCGGATTTACACCCAAAATTTTCGATTTTTTTGACGGATATTTTGCGGATTTTATTCATAAATATGCCGAAAGCGAAAAAGCCGAATGTCTTTTACCGGAAGCTGCCGGTTTAATGATAAAAAAAGGCTTGGGCAGAATAAAGGTTTACACTACAACCGAACGCTGGTTCGGAATGACATATCCTGAAGACCGGGAAATTGTACGCAAAGAACTTGCGGGAAAAATAAAAGAAAAGTACTATCCGGAATTTTTATGGCGGTAA
- a CDS encoding MGH1-like glycoside hydrolase domain-containing protein, which translates to MNKRDFPRVHFYDQDFVDIYDRTWALVNEFWHSTGDGKQGAEGFFLYPEADGNIINQYETIFSSFFFVYSNKNYTANSALDFFYARQEESGAIRHRYNFDTKEPIIKRDNPEGLGMPLFAWAEYNIYHKTANKKRVKDIMPVLIKYMNWIEKLFKAESGLYRSPLETTNMANSPRKDAVFLTDFNAALAVNALYMSALGDILNDKDIDFQYKKMYFTIKTRINSMMWNEEDGFYYDLDSEGNQIKKKTLAGFWPLIAEIPNEDKAASLIEHLTNPKTFGGDHPFPSLAANEPEYDENGNGSCGSVFPILNFVVIKGLEKYNRWELARECVIRHLYYVLETLLPAGNSKKQGFLWEAYSPVKEGPAQWKGKPAFPRKQYLLAVGLSTITLMIENVIGLAISLPRKTVNWTVPNLEIMGIENLSLKRNLITILSSNSQRGWEIHMESEKLYYFTINILNEKKKTLPIPSGKCSMLIDKL; encoded by the coding sequence GTGAACAAGAGAGATTTTCCCAGAGTCCATTTTTATGATCAGGACTTTGTAGATATATATGATAGGACTTGGGCATTGGTAAATGAATTTTGGCATTCTACGGGAGACGGGAAACAGGGAGCGGAAGGTTTTTTTCTGTATCCCGAAGCGGACGGCAATATAATAAACCAATATGAAACTATTTTTTCGTCATTCTTTTTTGTTTATTCAAATAAAAACTATACCGCAAATTCCGCATTGGATTTTTTTTATGCACGGCAGGAAGAAAGCGGGGCAATCCGGCACAGGTATAATTTCGATACAAAGGAGCCTATTATAAAACGGGATAATCCCGAAGGCTTGGGAATGCCGCTTTTCGCTTGGGCGGAGTATAATATTTATCATAAAACGGCAAATAAAAAACGCGTAAAAGATATTATGCCTGTTTTAATTAAATATATGAATTGGATAGAAAAGCTGTTTAAAGCGGAAAGCGGACTTTACAGAAGTCCACTCGAAACTACCAATATGGCAAATTCCCCAAGAAAAGACGCCGTATTTTTAACAGATTTTAATGCCGCCTTAGCGGTAAATGCCCTTTATATGTCGGCTTTAGGCGATATTCTTAACGACAAGGATATAGATTTTCAATATAAAAAGATGTATTTTACGATAAAAACCAGAATCAATTCCATGATGTGGAATGAAGAAGACGGTTTTTATTACGATTTGGATTCGGAGGGAAACCAAATAAAGAAAAAAACTCTTGCGGGTTTTTGGCCGCTTATTGCGGAAATTCCTAATGAAGATAAGGCCGCAAGTTTAATTGAACATTTGACCAATCCCAAAACATTCGGCGGAGACCACCCCTTTCCGAGTCTTGCCGCAAACGAGCCTGAATATGATGAAAACGGAAACGGTTCCTGCGGGAGTGTTTTTCCTATCTTGAATTTCGTGGTTATTAAAGGGCTTGAAAAATATAACCGCTGGGAGCTTGCAAGGGAATGTGTAATACGGCATCTTTATTATGTTTTGGAAACCTTATTGCCGGCAGGTAATTCAAAAAAACAGGGGTTTTTATGGGAAGCCTATTCGCCGGTAAAAGAAGGCCCTGCTCAATGGAAGGGAAAACCGGCTTTTCCGCGGAAGCAATATTTATTGGCGGTAGGGTTATCGACCATTACTTTAATGATAGAAAATGTGATAGGGCTTGCTATAAGTTTGCCGCGTAAAACGGTAAATTGGACGGTGCCTAATTTGGAAATAATGGGTATAGAAAATTTAAGTTTAAAACGCAATCTTATTACAATTCTTTCATCGAACAGTCAGAGAGGTTGGGAAATTCATATGGAAAGCGAAAAACTTTATTATTTTACCATCAATATATTAAACGAAAAAAAGAAAACGCTTCCGATTCCGTCAGGAAAGTGTTCGATGTTAATCGATAAATTATAA
- a CDS encoding GNAT family N-acetyltransferase translates to MKLFVSSVSEKNIDSVIYSILPKEQTCINLAEGLKKQKRFFEEGQKYSAFTETVVFSDENKIIGVLALSPARVLLHCFIKEIPDCIYGYIATSFLKDSPPSSIMGEKKASSVLEKIVEKYFYKKPSVFEDYKLLILQGLRGNDFLKTAEIRAGGSLSFVKPSISDIKQLCPLEADYQETEVLHSGEKASFDLCFNLLAKRIDNNALYAVKKENRFIAKAAINASGFFWNQIGGVYTLPEFRNKGIGSAAVFFLIKDCFSDKKSCALFVKIKNSPARKMYNKIGFTEYCDFRISYY, encoded by the coding sequence ATGAAATTGTTCGTTTCTTCCGTTTCGGAAAAAAATATCGATAGCGTAATTTATTCAATTTTACCTAAGGAACAAACTTGTATAAATTTGGCGGAAGGATTAAAAAAACAAAAACGCTTTTTTGAAGAAGGGCAAAAATATTCCGCCTTTACCGAGACCGTTGTTTTTTCCGATGAAAATAAAATAATAGGAGTACTGGCCTTATCGCCTGCAAGGGTGTTATTGCATTGTTTTATAAAAGAAATTCCCGATTGCATTTACGGTTATATTGCAACATCTTTTTTAAAAGATTCCCCGCCTTCTTCCATAATGGGAGAAAAAAAAGCCTCTTCCGTTTTGGAAAAAATAGTTGAAAAATATTTTTATAAAAAGCCTTCCGTTTTCGAAGATTATAAACTGCTTATCTTACAGGGGCTTAGGGGAAACGATTTTTTAAAAACCGCAGAGATTAGGGCGGGGGGAAGCTTAAGTTTTGTAAAACCTTCTATTTCCGATATAAAACAACTGTGTCCTCTTGAAGCGGATTATCAGGAAACTGAGGTTTTACATTCCGGTGAAAAGGCTTCTTTTGATTTATGCTTTAATTTACTTGCAAAGAGGATAGATAATAACGCTCTTTATGCGGTAAAAAAAGAAAATCGCTTTATTGCAAAAGCGGCAATAAACGCTTCCGGTTTTTTTTGGAATCAGATAGGGGGCGTGTATACCTTACCCGAATTCAGAAATAAGGGAATAGGCTCTGCGGCGGTTTTTTTTCTTATTAAAGATTGCTTTTCGGATAAAAAAAGCTGCGCACTTTTTGTTAAAATTAAAAATTCTCCGGCGCGTAAAATGTATAATAAAATAGGTTTTACCGAATATTGCGATTTTAGAATTTCGTATTATTAA
- a CDS encoding alpha/beta hydrolase family protein, with protein sequence MKQIKLDDFKNYQFLSGLQFSDDGKYAAYICAEADLEENGYNKTLFLLNMQTKKTKQVTGKDVEAFFGFNGNELLFSARRTKKEKEEKEKTFVYSLPVDGGEAKAVYTFPFPVLKIKMTDKKSALVLHAWKNDPFAKLPKEKREAAKKDEADYETFEEIPFWRNGGGFTSRKRNRLFFYNLSTMKGVPLTDEFTETESFDFNKAERQIIFIKTTYTDKKSIYNELVLMNLKTEKTKQLNASQSFMYADARFLDDKIIFTGADGKKYGINQDADIYIADKTGGIKKISPKDFDKSLWNSVGSDSRLGGGANSVCKNGKYYFITTEDDSSYINTINETGEIQKLITEKGSVDCFAVHENKILFIGFRKQDLQEVYLFENGKEECLTQHNSYGKKLNKITPEEFTFKSNGSALHGFVLKPLNFKTGKKYPAILSIHGGPKTVYGSIFYHEMQFLAQQGYFIFYTNPHGADGMGREFADIRGKYGTTDYEDLMNFTDEVLKRYKEIDKARVGVMGGSYGGFMTNWVIGHTNRFAAACSQRSISNWVSKFGITDIGYYFNSDQNGNATPWNGQEKLWNHSPLKYADKCKTPTLFIQADEDYRCFEACAFQMFTALKYHGCEAKLVLFHGENHDLSRTGKPKHRIRRLTEIFNWFEKYLKKA encoded by the coding sequence ATGAAACAAATTAAATTGGACGACTTTAAAAATTATCAATTTTTAAGCGGATTACAATTTTCCGACGACGGAAAATATGCGGCATATATTTGTGCCGAAGCGGATTTAGAAGAAAACGGTTACAACAAGACTTTGTTTCTTTTAAATATGCAGACAAAAAAAACAAAGCAAGTAACGGGTAAAGATGTTGAAGCCTTTTTCGGCTTTAACGGAAACGAGCTTTTATTTTCTGCAAGGCGTACTAAAAAAGAAAAAGAGGAAAAAGAAAAAACCTTCGTTTATTCTCTTCCCGTTGACGGCGGCGAAGCTAAAGCGGTTTATACCTTTCCTTTTCCGGTTTTAAAGATAAAAATGACGGATAAAAAATCGGCATTGGTTTTACATGCTTGGAAAAACGACCCCTTTGCAAAACTTCCGAAAGAAAAACGGGAGGCGGCAAAAAAAGACGAAGCCGATTACGAAACTTTTGAGGAAATTCCTTTTTGGAGAAACGGCGGGGGTTTTACTTCAAGGAAAAGAAACCGTTTATTTTTTTATAATCTTTCTACAATGAAAGGCGTTCCGCTGACCGATGAGTTTACCGAAACGGAGAGCTTCGATTTTAATAAAGCGGAACGGCAAATTATTTTTATAAAAACAACTTATACCGATAAAAAATCGATATACAATGAACTCGTATTGATGAATTTAAAAACCGAAAAAACAAAACAATTAAACGCTTCACAAAGTTTTATGTATGCGGACGCAAGGTTTTTAGACGATAAGATTATTTTTACCGGTGCGGACGGAAAAAAATACGGCATAAACCAAGATGCCGATATTTATATTGCGGATAAAACCGGCGGCATAAAAAAGATTTCGCCTAAAGATTTCGATAAAAGCCTTTGGAATTCGGTAGGCTCCGATTCCAGATTGGGCGGCGGGGCCAATTCGGTTTGCAAAAACGGAAAATACTATTTTATTACCACCGAAGACGATTCTTCATATATTAACACAATAAATGAAACCGGCGAAATACAAAAACTTATTACCGAAAAGGGCTCCGTAGATTGCTTTGCCGTACACGAAAATAAAATTCTTTTTATCGGCTTTAGAAAACAGGACTTACAGGAAGTGTACTTATTTGAAAACGGGAAAGAAGAGTGTCTTACGCAACATAATTCTTACGGAAAAAAATTGAATAAGATTACTCCAGAAGAATTTACTTTTAAAAGCAACGGAAGCGCCTTGCACGGTTTTGTGCTGAAGCCTTTAAATTTTAAAACGGGAAAAAAATACCCCGCTATTCTTTCGATTCACGGCGGGCCTAAAACCGTATACGGTTCAATATTTTATCACGAAATGCAATTTTTGGCTCAACAAGGCTATTTTATTTTTTATACAAACCCGCACGGTGCGGACGGAATGGGAAGAGAATTTGCCGATATACGCGGAAAATACGGTACGACGGATTATGAAGATTTAATGAATTTTACAGATGAAGTTTTAAAGCGGTATAAGGAAATAGATAAGGCGAGGGTAGGCGTTATGGGCGGCTCTTACGGGGGCTTTATGACAAACTGGGTGATAGGGCATACAAACAGATTTGCCGCAGCCTGTTCCCAGCGTTCAATTTCAAATTGGGTTTCAAAATTCGGAATTACCGATATAGGCTATTATTTTAATTCGGACCAAAACGGAAATGCAACGCCTTGGAACGGACAGGAAAAGCTTTGGAACCACAGTCCCTTAAAATATGCCGATAAATGTAAAACTCCAACGCTTTTTATTCAAGCCGATGAAGATTACCGATGTTTTGAAGCGTGCGCATTTCAAATGTTTACCGCATTAAAATATCACGGCTGCGAAGCAAAACTGGTTTTGTTCCACGGCGAAAATCACGATTTATCCCGCACGGGAAAACCTAAGCATAGAATACGCAGACTTACGGAAATATTTAACTGGTTTGAAAAATATTTAAAAAAAGCGTAA
- a CDS encoding glycine--tRNA ligase gives MEEHKISMEKIVSLCKRRGFVFQSSEIYGGQNGAWDYGPLGIELKNNVSRAWWKEMTQLHDNIVGLDAAILMHPRVWEASGHVENFTDPLVDCKKCKARFRADHLAPENLEKKVCPDCGGELTDTRKFNLMFKTHIGPTDDNSNLIYLRPETAQGIYVNYKNIVQSNRMKIPFGIAQIGKAFRNEIVTKNFIFRTCEFEQMEMQFFVKPGSDDEWFEYWKKQRWAFYDKYGVRTDKLRWHRHGKDELAHYAKDAYDIEYEFPMGFKELEGVHNRTDFDLTRHTEYSGKDMQYIDQDNGNEKYIPYIIETSAGLTRNVLMFICDAYDEEKVADKGNDDDWRTVLRFHPSIAPVTVAVLPLMKKDGLAELAEEIRNELKEEFKTDYDQSGAIGKRYRRQDEAGTPFCITVDYDSKEDGTVTLRFRDSMEQVRIPRGELIAKIKTEIKNYKRIK, from the coding sequence ATGGAAGAACATAAAATTTCTATGGAAAAAATTGTAAGTTTGTGTAAAAGACGCGGTTTCGTCTTTCAATCGTCCGAAATTTACGGAGGACAAAACGGAGCTTGGGACTACGGCCCCTTAGGTATAGAGCTGAAAAACAACGTTTCCCGTGCATGGTGGAAAGAAATGACACAACTGCACGATAATATAGTCGGACTTGATGCCGCAATTTTAATGCACCCTCGCGTTTGGGAGGCATCGGGCCATGTTGAAAATTTTACGGACCCTCTTGTAGATTGTAAAAAATGCAAGGCCCGTTTTAGAGCCGACCATTTAGCGCCTGAAAATCTTGAAAAAAAAGTTTGCCCCGATTGCGGCGGAGAGCTTACCGATACTCGAAAATTCAATCTTATGTTTAAAACCCACATAGGGCCTACCGATGATAATTCAAACCTTATTTATTTGCGCCCGGAAACCGCTCAGGGAATTTACGTCAATTATAAAAATATAGTTCAGTCAAACAGAATGAAAATTCCTTTCGGCATAGCTCAAATAGGGAAGGCCTTTAGAAACGAAATTGTAACCAAGAATTTCATTTTTAGAACTTGCGAGTTCGAACAAATGGAAATGCAGTTTTTCGTAAAACCCGGAAGCGACGATGAATGGTTTGAATACTGGAAAAAACAACGCTGGGCATTTTACGATAAATACGGCGTACGTACGGATAAACTGAGATGGCACAGACACGGTAAAGACGAACTTGCTCATTATGCAAAGGACGCTTACGATATAGAATATGAATTCCCGATGGGCTTTAAAGAACTTGAAGGTGTACACAACCGTACCGACTTTGACCTTACACGTCATACCGAGTATTCGGGTAAGGATATGCAGTACATTGACCAGGATAACGGAAATGAAAAATACATTCCTTACATAATTGAAACTTCAGCCGGTTTAACCCGTAACGTTCTTATGTTTATTTGCGATGCTTACGATGAAGAAAAAGTTGCGGATAAAGGTAACGACGACGATTGGAGAACGGTTTTGCGCTTTCACCCGAGTATTGCACCCGTTACCGTTGCGGTTTTACCGTTGATGAAAAAAGACGGTCTTGCCGAATTGGCGGAAGAAATCCGTAATGAATTAAAAGAAGAATTTAAAACCGATTACGACCAATCCGGAGCAATCGGAAAACGCTACCGAAGACAAGATGAAGCCGGTACTCCGTTTTGTATAACGGTAGATTACGATTCCAAAGAAGACGGCACGGTAACCTTGCGCTTTAGAGATTCTATGGAGCAAGTTAGAATTCCGCGCGGAGAATTGATTGCAAAAATTAAAACCGAAATCAAAAACTATAAACGGATAAAATAA
- a CDS encoding CDP-alcohol phosphatidyltransferase family protein translates to MEKYSYSAEDKSLLTPLIEKFFAGNFVNILPASVPANMITICSNSFVLISFAIAYLNYINGTSKFLWLIPFLCFAYIVGDYSDGMQARKTHTGSPLGEYLDHFLDSFVTGFLTGTLMLSFRITNPILFFCTYQFLYMGQIGSFWERLKTGVMRFSKLSSSEGVMAIAIMASLYPVKIVYESNLKALFFGFSLPQIFIFTAYAGAFFTGIVSILRTKQYGIRLPLHIIFSLWIGAVLVWYVNTSILLHTVIISFYNVFFISSLLAATNQNKKESFPDFIVPLSCIIFFIIPQYAVIIQICQSVYLFCIVLIRFIIFFRKYKNCWYWKNPEIKQEI, encoded by the coding sequence ATGGAAAAATATTCTTACAGTGCGGAGGATAAGTCCCTGCTTACTCCCCTTATAGAAAAATTTTTTGCGGGGAATTTCGTTAATATTTTGCCGGCAAGTGTTCCGGCAAATATGATAACTATATGCTCAAACAGCTTCGTACTTATTTCATTTGCAATCGCATACTTAAATTATATAAACGGAACAAGTAAATTTTTATGGCTTATTCCCTTTTTATGCTTTGCTTATATCGTAGGTGATTATTCGGACGGAATGCAGGCGCGGAAAACCCATACGGGTTCTCCGCTCGGGGAATATTTAGACCATTTTTTAGACAGCTTCGTTACGGGATTTTTAACCGGAACACTGATGCTTTCTTTCCGCATAACTAATCCGATATTGTTTTTTTGTACATATCAGTTTTTATATATGGGACAAATAGGCAGTTTTTGGGAACGGCTTAAAACGGGAGTTATGAGGTTTTCCAAACTAAGTTCAAGCGAAGGCGTAATGGCAATTGCAATTATGGCTTCTTTATATCCCGTAAAAATAGTATATGAATCCAATTTAAAAGCTTTATTTTTCGGGTTCAGTTTACCGCAAATTTTTATTTTTACCGCTTATGCGGGAGCTTTTTTTACAGGGATTGTTTCAATTTTAAGAACAAAACAATACGGCATTAGACTGCCTCTTCATATAATTTTTTCTTTATGGATAGGAGCGGTTTTAGTTTGGTATGTAAATACGTCCATATTGCTTCATACCGTAATTATAAGTTTTTACAATGTATTTTTTATTTCCTCTCTTTTGGCGGCAACAAACCAAAATAAAAAAGAATCTTTCCCCGATTTTATAGTACCTTTAAGCTGTATTATATTCTTTATTATTCCTCAATATGCCGTTATAATTCAAATTTGCCAAAGCGTTTATCTTTTTTGTATAGTATTGATAAGATTTATTATATTTTTCCGCAAATATAAAAATTGCTGGTATTGGAAAAACCCCGAAATAAAACAAGAAATTTAA